TTGCTGAGCACGATCCGTTCCCGTTGCCAGGCGATCCCCTTCTCCCGCCTGGATCCCCTGGCCATGGACGAGGTTCTGCAGGCACTGGGCTCCCCAGCCGGGGCGATCTCGGAGCCCCCGGGTCTGCTGGAGCTGGCCGCTGGCTCACCGGGGGCGCTTCTGCGGCACAGGGAGCAGTGGAACCAGTTGCCCGAGGGCCTGGCGGACCGCCTGCTGGCCCTGTCCAGCGACCCGATGGAGGCCCTGGCCCTGGCCCGCGACCTCACTGAGGCCCTGGATGGGGAGCAGCAGCTCTGGCTGCTCGACTGGTGGCAGCTTCAGCTCTGGCGCCGGACCGCCTCGATCCAGCGTCAGCGGCGCCTGGAGCAGCTGCGTTCCCAGCTCAGGGCCTACGTGCAACCGCGTCTGGCCTGGGAAGTGGCCTTGCTGGGCTGACGTTTCCCCGCTGAAGCCCAGTGGCCTCAGGCGGCGGTGGGAGCGTTCAGCGGAGGTCCGCTGTTGCCGCGGTGGGCAACGATCAAGGGAGCGAGCTCCTCGAGCCGGGCACCGTTGGGCAGTTCCAGGCAGTAGCCCGCCCCGTAGACGGTCTTGATGAACTGGGGCTTGCGCGGATCGGGTTCCAGCTTGGTGCGCAGATGGCGGATGTGGACCCGGATCGTTTCGATGTCGTCATCGGGTTCGTAGCCCCACACCTCCTTGAGGATCAACGCTGGGGCCACTGTCTGGCCGTGACGCTGCAGCAGGCAGCGGAGCAGTTCGAATTCCAGGTGGGTGAGCCGCACCGGTGCGTCAAACCAGTTGGCTTCAAAGCGCTCGGGCACCAGAATGAGCGGGCCGTAACTGAGAATCTCACTCGGTTTGGACGACACCGGCGCCCGCTCGGTGCGGCGCAGCAGGGCCTTGATGCGCACCTGCAGCTCTTCGATATCAAAGGGCTTGGTGAGGTAGTCATCGGCTCCGGAATTGAAGCCGCTGACGATGTCCTTGGTGCCCCCCAGGGCCGAAATCACCATGATCGGAATGCGGGCGGTGCGCTCGTCCCGGCGCAGCCTCTGGCAGAGGGTGAGGCCATCGACTTTGGGGAGGATCAGCTCCAGCAGGATCAGGTCGGGGCTGAACTGCAGGGCCAGGGCCTGCCCCTTGAGG
The window above is part of the Cyanobium sp. ATX 6F1 genome. Proteins encoded here:
- a CDS encoding response regulator transcription factor translates to MKPSILLIDEDRAMREQVTAQLERTGFEVQGAEDGLKGQALALQFSPDLILLELILPKVDGLTLCQRLRRDERTARIPIMVISALGGTKDIVSGFNSGADDYLTKPFDIEELQVRIKALLRRTERAPVSSKPSEILSYGPLILVPERFEANWFDAPVRLTHLEFELLRCLLQRHGQTVAPALILKEVWGYEPDDDIETIRVHIRHLRTKLEPDPRKPQFIKTVYGAGYCLELPNGARLEELAPLIVAHRGNSGPPLNAPTAA